The Bacillus sp. F19 DNA segment ATCGAGTATGTTTTTAAAAATACAGACCTCAGCTTCATGACGCTGAGTGTTTTTGCTTTTAATCCCAGAGCAATGAAGGTGTATGAAAACCTGGGGTTTGTTATACAAAGTGTCGATCAAAATGAATTAGAGTTTGAAGGAGAATGGATTGATTCTATTAATATGAAATTAACACGAGAAGATTGGATGAAGGGGAAGTGACATATGAGCGGAATTGCAAAAACTCCAGATCCGCCTTATTATGCAGTGATTTTTGCCTCAGAGAGAACGGAGGCGGATAATGGGTACAGGATCATGGCGGACAAAATGGTAGAGCTGGCTTCTCAGCAAAGCTTTTTAGGCGTGGAAAGCGCACGGGATGAAGGATTAGGGATTACCGTTTCGTATTGGGACTCTCTGGACTCCATCCAAAAATGGAAAGAACATTCAGCCCATATGGCAGCCCAGGATCGAGGAAAAGGGGAATGGTACAAAGCGTTTTCTCTCAGGGTTTGCAAAGTAGAGAGACAAAGCTTTTTTGAGGTGTGATATTGGTGCGTTTTTATCAGTGGCTGATCTGAAAAAAGTACGCTGATCGCCGTATTGGAACAAATTTAACAGCGGATGTGCGGAAGAAAGTGCGTCAAACTCGGTTTTGAAACACTTTCTTTACCGTAAATGCCGAAGAAAGTGCGTCAAACGCGGTTTTGAAACAACTTCTTTACCGGAAGAGCGGAAGAAAGTGTGCCAAATCCCGTTTTGGAATAACTTCTTCACCGGAAGAGCGGAAGAAAGTGTGCCCAATCCCGTTGTGGAACAACATCTTCACCGGAAGAGTGGAAGAAAGTGTGCCAAATTCCGTTTTGGAACAACATCTTCACCATAAATGCCGAAGAAAGTGCGCCAAATTCTGTTTTGGAACAACATCTTCACCATAAATGCCGAGGAAAGTGCGCCAAATCCCGTTTTGGAGCAACTTCTTCACCATAAATGCCGAAGAAAGTGTGCCAAATCCCGTTTTGGAACAACTTCTTTACCGGAAGAGCGGAAGAAAGTGTGCCAAATCCTGTTGTGGAACAACATCTTCACCGGAAGAGCGGAAGAAAGTGTGCCAAATCCCGTTTTGGAGCAACTTCTTCACCAGAAGAGAGGAAGAAAGTGCGCCAAATTCCGTATTGGAACAACATCTTCACCGGAAGAGAGGAAGAAAGTGTGCCAAATCCCGTTTTGGAACAACTTCTTCACCGGAAGAGAGGAAGAAAGTGTGCCAAATTCCGTTTTGGAGCAACTTCTTTACCAGAAGAGCGGAAGAAAGAACATTCATAAGATGATCGCCAAGCTTCCAGCCTTCATAATAGCCTGTTGCAAATGGGGTAATGCCCTCCTTCTGCAGCTTTTCGGCAGCTGCAGTCAACTCACTAAGTGTTTCTCATCAGATAAAAGGTTTCGAGACTCTTTTCCATCGTCTTGGGGCTGAAATAAATGGAGTCTTCAAAGTCGCTGTTAAAAATCCGGAACAGATCAGGATCCCGGTAAAGGATATAAGGAAAATCAATCATGCCGTCAAGATACTGCTCAAGCTCCTCCGCATTCTTCTGAAGCTGCTCCCGGCTGTTTTCAAGCATGCTGCTCCACACTATTTTTTGTGTAGGTATAGATGAAAAAAACAGATAGGAAATACGGCAGCACGATGAAAATCAGCAGCATAATCAACAGGCGGCTTTGTATGCTTTTCACGGGAGTCACTCCTTTGGCGGATACTCAGCTTCTGCTTTCTCTCTTTAGCATCCTAAAACTATATCAAACCAAAAAACCAAGTCAATCCTGCACAAGCAGGATTTGTAAAAGGAAATTATCCTTATATTTTTCGCAGAGCGGGGCTATATTATGTTACCGTCCCTGTATGATATGCAAACAAAAAAGCTGAAGAGAACTTCAGCTTTTACATGTTGTTATGCTATTTATCCTACTTTTTCAAAAGCAAATACATAAAATAAGGTGCGCCGATTAGCGCAATCATAATCCCCGCAGGTATACCCTCGGGTTCGATAATATTCCGTCCAATCGTATCCGCTAATAGCAGGAGAAAGGCCCCGATCAGAATGGCCACCGGCAGGAAGAGCTGATTTCGAGGTCCGACTAGAGCCCTTGCAATGTGCGGAGCCATGAGCCCGACGAAGGCGATGCCTCCTGTAACGGAGACGGCTGATGCTGCAAGGGCAATTGCTGTCAGCAGCAGAATGAATCTTTCTTTTTCAACGGATACACCGAGGCCGATTGGCACAGCTTCACTCATGCCGAGAAGGTTCAGCCTGTTTGCTTTGTACAGGGCAAAGGGGATGAGGATGCCTACCCATGGTAAAATGGCCCAAATAAATGGCCAGTCTGCGCCCCAAATATTGCCCGAAAGCCACTTGGCAATAAAATCAACTTTTTGACGTTCAGCAGATGAAATAAGGACGATCATTAACCCTGAGAGAGCCATAGAAAATCCCACCCCGGTCAATACGAGTTTGACTGGCTGCATGCCCGCAGTCCGGCTGTACGAAAAAGCATAGATGAGAACAGCAGTGAGCAAGGCACCGGCAAATGCAACTAATGGCAGCATATAAACGAATGACCCTGCGTCAATCGGAAAGTACAAAAAGAATACAGCGATAGCTGCTCCAGCCCCAGAGTTAATACCGATAATGCCTGGGTCGGCCAGATCGTTTCTTGTGATGCCCTGCAAAATGGCACCAGATAGAGCGAGAGCCATTCCTGCTAGGATGGTGATGATGATCCGCGGCAGGCGAATAGAATAGAGAATAAAGTCTTCTTTAAATGTACCCTGTCCAAGCACAACTGGAAGCAGCCTGTCATAAGAGAGGGAGGCGTAGCCAAGCCCCATACCGGCAATAATGGTCGTTAAAAGCAGGATAAACAAGATCAAAATGGTTATTCGCTGTTTTTTGACTAATGCA contains these protein-coding regions:
- a CDS encoding antibiotic biosynthesis monooxygenase codes for the protein MSGIAKTPDPPYYAVIFASERTEADNGYRIMADKMVELASQQSFLGVESARDEGLGITVSYWDSLDSIQKWKEHSAHMAAQDRGKGEWYKAFSLRVCKVERQSFFEV
- a CDS encoding iron ABC transporter permease — its product is MIHSALVKKQRITILILFILLLTTIIAGMGLGYASLSYDRLLPVVLGQGTFKEDFILYSIRLPRIIITILAGMALALSGAILQGITRNDLADPGIIGINSGAGAAIAVFFLYFPIDAGSFVYMLPLVAFAGALLTAVLIYAFSYSRTAGMQPVKLVLTGVGFSMALSGLMIVLISSAERQKVDFIAKWLSGNIWGADWPFIWAILPWVGILIPFALYKANRLNLLGMSEAVPIGLGVSVEKERFILLLTAIALAASAVSVTGGIAFVGLMAPHIARALVGPRNQLFLPVAILIGAFLLLLADTIGRNIIEPEGIPAGIMIALIGAPYFMYLLLKK